One window of the Pseudomonas knackmussii B13 genome contains the following:
- a CDS encoding aldehyde dehydrogenase family protein yields the protein MTSQLIQPLSSVAAFLARRHASFVDGEQRPQGDEAVRVLRNPADDSALAETCQADLAQVEAIVQSAHRAFRSGAWSRLAPAERERTLLRFADLVEQHGEELAQLESLNQGKSIHIARAIEVGATVNYMRYMAGWATKIEGQTLDVSIPMPAGARFNAYTRREPVGVVAGIVPWNFPMMIALWKVMPALACGCTIVIKPADETPLTVLRLAELAIQAGIPAGVFNVLLGRGSVAGAALVAHPLVSKVSFTGSTEVGKQVGGTALQNMTRFTLELGGKNPMLVLPDADLDKAVAGAIGGGLLNQGQVCAAASRFFVHASCYDAFVERLGAQVAELKIGAGMDPQAQINPLVSRRQQESVLQHLQVARDQGARIVCGGNRPELPGYFVEPTVLAGVNAGMACAREEIFGPVLSVLKYEDLDVAVAQINDNPYGLAASIWSNDLGKVMDLIPRIEAGTVWVNNHVPLDPNLPFGGFKQSGIGREFGRAAIEGFTESKSVCITY from the coding sequence ATGACCAGCCAACTGATCCAGCCCCTTTCCAGCGTCGCAGCCTTCCTCGCCCGCCGCCACGCCTCCTTCGTCGACGGCGAGCAACGCCCGCAGGGCGACGAAGCCGTGCGCGTGCTGCGCAACCCGGCCGACGACAGCGCCCTGGCGGAAACCTGCCAGGCCGACCTCGCGCAGGTCGAGGCCATTGTCCAGTCGGCGCACCGCGCCTTCCGCTCCGGCGCCTGGAGCCGCCTGGCGCCGGCCGAGCGCGAACGCACCCTGCTGCGCTTCGCCGACCTGGTGGAACAGCACGGCGAGGAACTGGCCCAGCTGGAAAGCCTCAACCAGGGCAAGTCGATCCACATCGCCCGCGCCATCGAGGTCGGCGCCACCGTCAACTACATGCGCTACATGGCCGGCTGGGCGACCAAGATCGAAGGCCAGACCCTCGACGTCTCCATCCCCATGCCCGCCGGCGCGCGCTTCAACGCCTACACCCGCCGCGAGCCGGTGGGCGTGGTGGCCGGCATAGTGCCGTGGAACTTCCCGATGATGATCGCGCTGTGGAAGGTGATGCCGGCGCTGGCCTGCGGCTGCACCATCGTCATCAAGCCCGCTGACGAAACCCCGCTGACCGTGCTGCGCCTGGCAGAACTGGCAATCCAGGCGGGCATCCCCGCCGGCGTGTTCAACGTGCTGCTGGGCCGCGGCTCGGTGGCCGGCGCGGCACTGGTGGCGCACCCGCTGGTGAGCAAGGTGTCCTTCACCGGCTCCACCGAAGTCGGCAAGCAGGTCGGCGGCACGGCGCTGCAGAACATGACCCGCTTCACCCTCGAACTGGGCGGCAAGAACCCCATGCTGGTGCTGCCCGACGCCGATCTCGACAAGGCCGTGGCCGGCGCCATCGGCGGCGGCCTGCTGAACCAGGGCCAGGTGTGCGCGGCAGCCTCGCGCTTCTTCGTCCACGCGAGCTGCTACGACGCCTTCGTCGAACGCCTTGGCGCCCAGGTCGCGGAACTGAAGATAGGCGCGGGCATGGACCCGCAGGCGCAGATCAACCCGCTGGTCTCGCGCCGCCAGCAGGAGAGCGTGCTGCAGCACCTGCAGGTGGCCCGCGACCAGGGCGCGCGCATCGTCTGCGGCGGCAACCGCCCGGAGCTGCCCGGCTACTTCGTCGAGCCGACCGTGCTCGCCGGCGTTAACGCCGGCATGGCCTGCGCCCGCGAGGAAATCTTCGGCCCGGTGCTCTCGGTGCTGAAATACGAAGACCTCGACGTCGCCGTGGCGCAGATCAACGACAACCCCTACGGCCTGGCCGCGAGCATCTGGAGCAACGACCTGGGCAAGGTGATGGACCTGATCCCGCGCATCGAGGCCGGCACCGTCTGGGTCAACAACCACGTCCCGCTCGACCCCAACCTGCCCTTCGGCGGCTTCAAGCAATCGGGCATCGGCCGCGAATTCGGCCGCGCGGCCATCGAGGGCTTCACCGAAAGCAAATCGGTGTGCATCACCTATTGA
- a CDS encoding APC family permease — MSINHKLSEHLQRGTVGFPTALASAIGLIMASPVILTATMGFGIGGSAFAAAMLIALLMMLAQSTTFAEAASVLPTTGSVYDYISCGMGRFFAITGTIAAYLIVHVFAGTAETILSGVMALVNFEHLNTLAESAGGSWLLGVGFVVVFGILNVFGVNAFGKAEVVLTFGMWTTLMVFGVLGLIQAPAVQLDGWFGASTVGTDLQTVLSLVGMAMFMFVGCEFVTPLAPDLRNSAKVMPRAMALGLVGVAACMFIYGAAMKRQVENVLLDAAAGVHLLDTPMAIPKFAEQVMGHVGPLWLGLGFLFAGAATINTLMAGVPRIMYGMAVDGALPKFFTYLHPRFKSPVLCILVAVLIPCAHALWLRGNTDHIMNLVLAAVCAWGVAYLLVTISVVSLRIRRPDLPRAYRSPWFPLPQIVSSVGILIGMWYITPPGMNPADIYVPFAVMLGLTAIYALGWTLLVQKVNPFRPVPVEEVLEKEFRNEPGIHSSEFYGHASKAV, encoded by the coding sequence ATGTCGATCAACCACAAGCTCAGCGAGCACCTGCAACGCGGCACGGTCGGTTTTCCCACCGCGCTGGCCAGCGCCATCGGGCTGATCATGGCCAGCCCCGTCATCCTCACCGCGACCATGGGCTTCGGCATCGGCGGCAGCGCCTTCGCCGCGGCGATGCTGATCGCCCTGCTGATGATGCTGGCGCAGTCCACCACCTTCGCCGAGGCCGCCTCGGTGCTGCCCACCACCGGCTCGGTGTACGACTACATCTCCTGCGGGATGGGGCGCTTCTTCGCCATCACCGGGACCATCGCCGCCTACCTGATCGTCCACGTCTTCGCCGGCACCGCCGAGACCATCCTTTCCGGGGTCATGGCGCTGGTGAACTTCGAACACCTGAACACCCTGGCCGAGTCGGCCGGCGGCTCCTGGCTGCTGGGCGTGGGCTTCGTGGTGGTGTTCGGCATCCTCAACGTGTTCGGCGTGAACGCCTTCGGCAAGGCCGAGGTGGTGCTGACCTTCGGCATGTGGACCACGCTGATGGTGTTCGGTGTGCTGGGCCTGATCCAGGCGCCCGCCGTGCAGCTGGACGGCTGGTTCGGCGCCTCCACCGTGGGCACCGACCTGCAGACCGTGCTGTCGCTGGTGGGCATGGCTATGTTCATGTTCGTCGGCTGCGAGTTCGTCACCCCGCTGGCGCCGGACCTGCGCAACTCGGCGAAGGTGATGCCGCGCGCCATGGCGCTCGGCCTGGTCGGCGTTGCGGCGTGCATGTTCATCTATGGCGCGGCGATGAAACGCCAGGTGGAGAACGTGCTGCTCGATGCCGCCGCCGGCGTGCACTTGCTCGACACCCCCATGGCCATCCCGAAATTCGCCGAGCAGGTGATGGGGCACGTCGGTCCGCTTTGGCTGGGCCTGGGCTTCCTGTTCGCCGGCGCCGCCACCATCAACACCCTGATGGCCGGCGTGCCGCGGATCATGTACGGCATGGCGGTGGACGGCGCGCTGCCGAAGTTCTTCACCTACCTGCATCCGCGCTTCAAGAGCCCGGTGCTGTGCATCCTGGTGGCGGTGCTGATTCCGTGCGCCCATGCGCTCTGGCTGCGCGGCAACACCGACCACATCATGAACCTGGTGCTGGCCGCGGTCTGCGCCTGGGGCGTGGCCTACCTGCTGGTGACAATCTCGGTGGTCAGCCTGCGCATACGCCGTCCGGACCTGCCGCGCGCCTATCGCTCGCCGTGGTTCCCGCTGCCGCAAATCGTCTCCAGCGTCGGCATCCTGATCGGCATGTGGTACATCACCCCGCCGGGCATGAACCCCGCCGACATCTACGTGCCGTTCGCGGTGATGCTGGGCCTGACCGCCATCTACGCGCTGGGCTGGACCCTGCTGGTGCAGAAGGTCAACCCGTTCCGTCCGGTGCCGGTGGAAGAGGTGCTGGAGAAGGAATTCCGCAACGAGCCGGGCATCCATTCCAGCGAGTTCTACGGCCATGCTTCCAAGGCTGTCTGA
- a CDS encoding DUF3156 family protein, with product MLPRLSDWWNKAPSGYRPGVTLEQARRNLGGLQFEALAPGAGRFATVDGGLVFELHEKPESQFLMHLVLTEFVVDGPAVGVEDATLELRHTGALRRQGIACKVREGDSTLGERLAERLAQDEHLQRALLPLDFKRLQLQRADGRWTIRLEHMAASEVVNRLPNFRRYLRLSREQRDYLLRALFHLRRVLGDF from the coding sequence ATGCTTCCAAGGCTGTCTGACTGGTGGAACAAGGCACCCTCGGGCTACCGCCCGGGGGTGACCCTGGAGCAGGCGCGGCGCAACCTCGGCGGCCTGCAATTCGAAGCGCTGGCGCCCGGGGCAGGGCGCTTCGCCACGGTGGACGGCGGGCTGGTCTTCGAGCTGCACGAGAAGCCCGAGTCGCAGTTCCTGATGCACCTGGTGCTCACCGAGTTCGTCGTCGACGGGCCTGCAGTGGGCGTCGAGGACGCGACCCTGGAGCTGCGCCACACCGGCGCCCTGCGTCGCCAGGGCATCGCCTGCAAGGTGCGCGAGGGCGACTCCACCCTGGGTGAGCGCCTCGCCGAGCGCCTGGCGCAGGATGAGCACCTGCAACGGGCGCTGCTGCCGCTGGACTTCAAGCGCCTGCAGCTGCAGCGCGCCGACGGTCGCTGGACCATCCGCCTCGAGCACATGGCCGCCAGCGAGGTGGTCAACCGCCTGCCGAACTTCCGCCGCTACCTGCGCCTGAGCCGCGAGCAGCGGGACTACCTGCTGCGCGCGCTGTTCCACTTGCGCCGCGTGCTGGGCGACTTCTGA
- the feaR gene encoding transcriptional regulator FeaR: MQAQPSARIGLEGWSAALRSICGQFETELAFSRSLFIGEIHAQSHSGLTMAHLRTNAGLIARKRLNADQDDDRHCFLISQRSGFSQISQNGMNIQLSPGELLLMDSVGSCEITPFGLIEHASLHLPRAAVEKVLPGRNKFGKVSASCASGRMLHLLVDQLCREPESTQPGAESEALVNAFISLLGPALSAGTPEPSGGVALQGSNLRSYVQKVIDESLTQPNLTPVGLAQRLNISVRHLYRLFEEQGDSVCRYIQRARLQRSADDLANPFLRGESITTIAYKWGFTDSAHFSRAFKKHFERSPKDFRAGALQGAA; the protein is encoded by the coding sequence ATGCAAGCCCAACCATCGGCACGGATCGGACTGGAAGGCTGGAGCGCGGCGCTGCGCTCGATCTGCGGTCAGTTCGAGACCGAGTTGGCCTTCAGCCGCTCGCTGTTCATCGGCGAGATCCATGCGCAATCGCACTCCGGCCTGACCATGGCGCACCTGCGCACCAATGCCGGGCTGATCGCCCGTAAACGCCTCAATGCGGACCAGGACGACGACCGCCATTGCTTCCTCATCAGCCAGCGCAGCGGCTTCTCGCAGATCAGCCAGAACGGCATGAACATCCAGCTCTCGCCCGGCGAGCTGCTGCTGATGGATTCGGTGGGCAGCTGCGAGATCACGCCCTTCGGCCTCATCGAGCACGCCTCCCTGCACTTGCCGCGCGCAGCGGTGGAGAAGGTGCTGCCGGGGCGCAACAAGTTCGGCAAGGTGTCGGCCTCGTGCGCCAGCGGGCGCATGCTGCACCTGCTGGTCGACCAGCTCTGCCGCGAGCCGGAATCGACCCAGCCCGGCGCCGAGAGCGAGGCGCTGGTGAACGCCTTCATCAGTCTGCTCGGCCCGGCGCTGTCCGCCGGCACGCCGGAACCTTCGGGCGGCGTCGCGCTGCAAGGCTCCAATCTGCGCAGCTATGTGCAGAAGGTCATCGACGAATCCCTCACCCAGCCGAATCTCACGCCGGTGGGCCTGGCGCAGCGCCTGAACATTTCGGTGCGCCACCTGTACCGGCTGTTCGAAGAGCAGGGCGACAGCGTCTGCCGCTACATCCAGCGCGCGCGCCTGCAACGCAGCGCCGACGACCTGGCGAACCCCTTCCTCAGGGGCGAGTCGATCACCACCATCGCCTACAAATGGGGCTTCACCGATTCGGCGCACTTCAGCCGCGCCTTCAAGAAGCACTTCGAGCGTTCGCCCAAGGATTTCCGCGCCGGCGCCCTGCAAGGCGCGGCCTGA
- a CDS encoding MFS transporter has protein sequence MTLSRNSSPALLAAVVLFAAITPAVLLTAPAIASQLAVQLQLEPARIGDLFAVELGAMSLATLPSLYWLKRVDWRLAGLLAALGFILANLASAQAVDYHTLLGLRGLSAFCGGSLMILCLSCAAGMPNPSRAYGIWVLGQLVLGAIGLALLPRLYQAYGLGAGYLALAALMLLALPLVRAFPAGASAVARGGSQQPAPARWKVLTAILGLFGFYVALSAVWTFVGAIGARAGLSATLGGEVLAVATLAGIVGAGCASLIGERWRRERQLVAGFSLMALAILLLLGDPPLARFALAALLFKFTWTYALPFILASLAELDASGRLMSLSNLVIGAGLALGPAIGGRLIGADGSFQNLLPAAAALTVLALPLILGSRPRAATATPHPL, from the coding sequence CCCGCCATCGCCAGCCAACTGGCCGTCCAGCTGCAGCTGGAACCGGCGCGCATCGGCGACCTGTTCGCCGTCGAGCTGGGCGCCATGAGCCTGGCCACCCTGCCCTCGCTGTACTGGCTGAAGCGCGTCGACTGGCGCCTGGCCGGCCTGCTCGCGGCGCTGGGCTTCATCCTTGCCAACCTGGCCTCGGCACAGGCTGTCGACTACCACACGTTGCTCGGCCTGCGCGGTCTGAGCGCCTTCTGCGGCGGATCGCTGATGATCCTCTGCCTCTCCTGCGCCGCCGGCATGCCCAACCCCAGCCGCGCCTACGGCATCTGGGTGCTCGGCCAACTGGTGCTAGGCGCCATTGGCCTGGCCTTACTGCCTCGGCTGTACCAGGCATACGGCCTGGGCGCAGGCTATCTGGCCCTCGCCGCACTCATGCTGCTGGCGCTCCCACTGGTGCGCGCCTTCCCGGCCGGCGCAAGTGCGGTCGCAAGGGGCGGCAGCCAACAGCCGGCGCCCGCGCGCTGGAAGGTGCTGACGGCAATCCTCGGGCTGTTCGGCTTCTACGTCGCCCTTAGCGCCGTCTGGACCTTCGTCGGTGCCATCGGCGCGCGCGCCGGGTTGTCCGCCACCCTCGGCGGCGAGGTACTGGCCGTGGCCACCCTGGCCGGCATCGTCGGGGCCGGCTGCGCCAGCCTGATTGGCGAGCGCTGGCGTCGCGAACGCCAGTTGGTCGCCGGCTTCTCGCTCATGGCCCTGGCCATCCTCCTGCTGCTCGGCGACCCGCCCCTGGCGCGCTTCGCCCTGGCCGCGCTGCTGTTCAAGTTCACCTGGACCTACGCCCTGCCGTTCATCCTCGCCAGCCTCGCCGAACTCGACGCCAGCGGCCGCCTGATGAGCCTGAGCAACCTGGTGATAGGCGCAGGCCTGGCCCTCGGCCCGGCCATCGGCGGGCGCCTGATCGGCGCCGACGGCAGCTTCCAGAACCTGCTGCCGGCCGCCGCCGCGCTCACCGTCCTCGCCCTCCCGCTGATCCTCGGCAGCCGCCCGCGCGCGGCTACCGCCACGCCCCACCCCCTCTGA
- a CDS encoding class II histone deacetylase, with protein sequence MTRRTAFFFDELTLWHSASQHALFLPVGGWVQPPAGGGHAESPESKRRLKSLMDVSGLTRRLDLRSAEPASEQDLLRIHPEHYLQRFKALSDAGGGELGDHAPIGPGSYEIARLSAGLAMAAVDCVLRGEADNAYSLSRPPGHHCLADQAMGFCMLANIPVAIEAAKARHGLERVAVIDWDVHHGNGTQAIYEERGDVLSISLHQENCFPPGYGGVADRGRGAGLGANLNIPLPAGSGHDAYLQALDEIVLPALQRFRPQLIIVACGYDANAVDPLARMLLHSGSFRAMTARLREAAEQLCDGRLVLVHEGGYAEAYVPFCGLAVLEEMSGLRTAVEDPLLEFIQLQQPGSEAAAFLRQRVHELAKQLAD encoded by the coding sequence ATGACCCGACGCACTGCGTTCTTCTTCGATGAACTGACCCTCTGGCACAGCGCCAGCCAGCACGCCCTGTTCCTCCCCGTGGGCGGCTGGGTACAGCCGCCGGCCGGCGGCGGCCACGCCGAATCGCCGGAAAGCAAGCGCCGGCTGAAGAGCCTGATGGACGTTTCCGGCCTGACCCGTCGCCTCGACCTGCGCAGCGCCGAACCGGCCAGCGAGCAGGATCTGCTGCGCATCCACCCGGAGCACTACCTGCAACGCTTCAAGGCCCTCAGCGACGCCGGCGGCGGCGAGCTGGGCGACCACGCGCCCATCGGCCCGGGAAGCTACGAGATCGCCAGGCTCTCCGCCGGCCTGGCCATGGCAGCGGTGGATTGCGTGCTGCGCGGCGAGGCGGACAACGCCTACTCGCTGTCGCGCCCGCCGGGCCACCACTGCCTGGCCGACCAGGCCATGGGCTTCTGCATGCTGGCGAACATCCCCGTCGCCATCGAGGCAGCCAAGGCACGCCACGGTCTCGAACGGGTGGCGGTGATCGACTGGGACGTGCACCACGGCAACGGTACCCAGGCGATCTATGAGGAGCGCGGCGACGTCCTGAGCATTTCCCTGCACCAGGAGAACTGCTTCCCGCCGGGCTACGGCGGCGTCGCCGACCGCGGCCGCGGCGCAGGCCTGGGCGCCAACCTGAACATCCCGCTGCCCGCCGGAAGCGGCCACGACGCCTACCTGCAGGCACTGGACGAGATCGTCCTGCCGGCGCTGCAGCGTTTCCGCCCGCAACTGATCATCGTTGCCTGCGGCTACGACGCCAACGCAGTCGATCCGCTGGCTCGCATGCTGCTGCACAGCGGCAGCTTCCGCGCCATGACCGCGCGCCTGCGCGAGGCGGCCGAGCAGCTGTGCGACGGGCGTCTGGTGCTGGTCCATGAAGGCGGCTACGCCGAGGCCTACGTGCCCTTCTGCGGCCTGGCGGTGCTGGAGGAAATGAGCGGCCTGCGGACCGCGGTGGAAGACCCGCTGCTGGAATTCATCCAGTTGCAGCAGCCCGGCAGCGAGGCAGCTGCCTTCCTCCGCCAGCGCGTGCATGAGCTGGCGAAGCAACTCGCCGACTGA